The following coding sequences are from one Arcobacter nitrofigilis DSM 7299 window:
- the pyk gene encoding pyruvate kinase — MDKRTKILATLGPASDTIEIIEGLIKAGANMFRLNFSHGSHEYHLNTLNNIRKAMENLNTTVAVLQDISGPKVRLGDLKEPFELRKGDTIRFVKDDIVGYQESETEYVASLNYPELLDKVKKDEYIYLYDGTIRAKVIETGAQVKAEIENHGKLGSRKGVNFPNTIIDIDVITEKDEKDIAWGVENKVDYFAISFVQNKKDMEHARKLLNGYHGKLIAKIEKFDAVENIDEIMEASDGLMVARGDLGIEVPYYEVPTIQKRLIKKANAACKPVITATQMLLSMTENERATRAEISDVANAVLDGTDVVMLSEESAVGTDPINVVQTMSNIIAKTEEIYNFDKQGKLGYLDEFDVIQGTVTKLADDLGAKGILALTSSGKSAMKISRYRPKTKILAFSHKRKTLNSLCAIWGVYPITVIKEGQASKMIQKMLKNLESRNILDKTGPYIATIGYPAGIPGSTNTIKILTEGEIEYYLNLPTNKKK, encoded by the coding sequence ATGGATAAAAGAACAAAAATATTAGCAACGCTAGGCCCAGCAAGTGATACAATAGAAATAATAGAAGGATTGATAAAAGCTGGGGCAAATATGTTTAGACTGAACTTTTCACATGGAAGCCATGAATATCATTTAAATACCTTAAATAATATCAGAAAAGCAATGGAAAATTTAAATACAACTGTTGCAGTTTTACAAGATATCTCAGGACCAAAGGTAAGATTAGGGGATTTAAAAGAGCCTTTTGAGTTGAGAAAAGGGGATACTATAAGATTTGTAAAAGATGATATAGTAGGGTATCAAGAGAGTGAAACTGAATATGTAGCCTCTTTAAATTATCCAGAATTACTTGATAAAGTAAAAAAAGATGAATATATTTATTTGTATGATGGAACAATTAGAGCAAAAGTAATAGAAACAGGAGCTCAAGTAAAAGCAGAAATAGAAAATCATGGGAAATTAGGATCACGAAAAGGTGTAAACTTTCCTAATACTATAATTGATATTGATGTAATTACTGAAAAAGATGAAAAAGATATCGCTTGGGGAGTTGAAAATAAAGTTGATTATTTTGCAATCTCTTTTGTGCAAAATAAAAAAGATATGGAACATGCAAGAAAACTTTTAAATGGTTATCATGGAAAACTAATTGCAAAAATAGAAAAATTTGATGCAGTTGAAAACATAGATGAAATTATGGAAGCTAGTGATGGACTAATGGTAGCTAGAGGAGACTTAGGAATAGAAGTTCCTTATTATGAAGTTCCAACTATTCAAAAAAGACTTATTAAAAAAGCAAATGCAGCTTGTAAACCAGTAATAACAGCAACTCAAATGCTTCTTTCAATGACAGAAAATGAAAGAGCAACAAGAGCAGAAATCTCAGATGTTGCAAATGCAGTTTTAGATGGAACTGATGTTGTAATGCTTTCTGAAGAGAGTGCTGTTGGAACTGATCCTATTAATGTAGTGCAAACAATGAGTAATATTATTGCTAAAACAGAAGAGATTTATAACTTCGATAAGCAAGGTAAATTAGGCTACCTAGATGAGTTTGATGTTATTCAAGGAACAGTTACAAAACTTGCAGATGATTTAGGTGCAAAAGGTATCTTAGCACTTACAAGCTCAGGTAAATCAGCAATGAAAATATCAAGATATAGACCAAAAACAAAAATTTTAGCATTTTCGCATAAAAGAAAAACTTTAAACTCTTTATGTGCTATTTGGGGTGTTTATCCTATCACAGTAATAAAAGAAGGACAAGCTTCTAAAATGATTCAAAAGATGTTAAAAAATCTAGAATCTAGAAATATTTTAGATAAAACAGGACCATATATAGCAACTATTGGATATCCAGCAGGGATACCGGGAAGTACAAATACTATCAAAATCCTAACAGAAGGTGAGATTGAATATTATTTAAATCTACCTACAAATAAGAAGAAATAA
- a CDS encoding cupin domain-containing protein, whose amino-acid sequence MFILKKLGVILILTNLLYGAGLEIPNYLDKKDILNAEFKCLSEPVKYNKKDQKYVDILWDETLVYLKAYALALTNGDLNHCMSSDEAIYDTTKKDNKMCIMDRRDMKNMVKNIYQILFNKEKAKVCFSARRDVNWIYNPGGELQEKSPVAKWANRMTFEEFFDKKVKNKDVRKRGKEFTKNFYKMVTGDEIHMPKTFPYDVSANSLPNLWAAAGWFPMYAEESKRNEKNFLIIRGGYAYAEILGHWGLLRIDEINGQKVGAEVGMTVQVVDSLYPYHNHAMPEIYYNMRMPACVKQFKSFAIREDNPLLKTVEVNKKFRRVQFDAGAKNEPDMWVSGSAMNNSLLYLHENTIHAFEVDGKCEAKPEERALVSVWARTNAHDKRNDYGTTLLCESAEKPGTPAHRGEMIQCDLTNTKW is encoded by the coding sequence ATGTTTATTCTTAAAAAACTTGGAGTTATATTAATTTTAACAAATTTGTTATATGGTGCAGGACTAGAAATCCCAAATTATTTAGATAAAAAGGATATATTAAATGCAGAGTTTAAGTGTTTATCTGAACCTGTAAAATATAATAAAAAAGATCAAAAATATGTAGATATTCTTTGGGATGAAACCTTAGTTTATCTAAAAGCCTATGCTTTAGCTTTGACTAATGGAGATTTAAATCACTGTATGAGTTCAGATGAAGCTATTTATGATACAACAAAAAAAGATAATAAAATGTGTATTATGGATAGAAGAGATATGAAGAATATGGTTAAAAATATCTATCAAATTTTATTTAATAAAGAAAAAGCAAAAGTTTGTTTCTCTGCAAGAAGAGATGTAAACTGGATTTATAATCCAGGTGGAGAACTTCAAGAAAAATCTCCTGTTGCTAAATGGGCAAATCGTATGACTTTTGAAGAGTTCTTTGATAAAAAAGTTAAAAATAAAGATGTAAGAAAAAGAGGAAAAGAGTTTACAAAAAACTTTTATAAGATGGTAACAGGTGATGAAATTCATATGCCAAAAACTTTCCCTTATGATGTAAGTGCAAATTCTTTACCTAATCTTTGGGCTGCAGCAGGTTGGTTTCCTATGTATGCGGAGGAGAGTAAAAGAAATGAAAAAAACTTTCTTATTATTCGTGGAGGATATGCTTATGCTGAAATATTAGGACATTGGGGTTTATTAAGAATTGATGAAATTAATGGGCAAAAAGTAGGAGCTGAAGTTGGTATGACGGTTCAAGTAGTAGACTCTTTATACCCTTATCATAATCATGCAATGCCTGAAATTTATTATAATATGAGAATGCCTGCTTGTGTGAAACAGTTTAAAAGTTTTGCAATAAGAGAAGACAATCCTTTATTAAAAACAGTAGAAGTAAATAAAAAGTTTAGAAGAGTTCAATTTGATGCAGGAGCAAAAAATGAGCCTGATATGTGGGTCTCAGGTAGTGCTATGAATAACTCACTTCTTTATCTTCATGAAAATACAATTCATGCTTTTGAAGTAGATGGAAAATGTGAAGCAAAACCAGAAGAAAGAGCCCTTGTATCTGTTTGGGCGAGAACTAATGCCCATGATAAAAGAAATGATTATGGGACTACTTTACTTTGTGAATCAGCTGAAAAACCAGGAACTCCTGCACATAGGGGAGAAATGATTCAATGTGATTTAACCAATACTAAATGGTAA
- a CDS encoding cytochrome c3 family protein encodes MRPTLFIILLLFIGGLVGLSLSYGTYYGIHKTSGERFCVSCHEMDPMVISYKQDAHGGKGKLGASARCVDCHLPHDSLANYIYTKAKNGVVEVGIHFFGNPDEIDWQEKIKHRDTFVYDSGCMECHGNAFDKDLVSLSKQAQKMHNHYTKLKGTEKQISCASCHFDAGHKNLRNVLNYYKPEHSIYKDKMEEKKLETQKEYKKYGIETDNK; translated from the coding sequence ATGAGACCTACATTATTTATAATATTATTATTGTTTATTGGTGGTTTAGTTGGATTATCTCTTTCTTATGGAACTTATTATGGAATTCATAAAACAAGTGGAGAGAGATTTTGTGTCTCTTGTCATGAAATGGATCCTATGGTTATCTCTTATAAACAAGATGCCCATGGTGGAAAAGGTAAATTGGGTGCTAGTGCAAGATGTGTGGATTGCCACTTGCCCCATGATAGTTTGGCAAATTATATTTACACTAAAGCAAAAAATGGAGTTGTGGAAGTTGGGATTCATTTTTTTGGAAATCCTGATGAAATAGATTGGCAAGAAAAAATTAAACATCGTGATACTTTTGTATATGATTCTGGATGTATGGAATGTCATGGTAATGCCTTTGATAAAGATTTAGTATCTTTAAGTAAACAAGCACAAAAAATGCATAATCACTATACTAAATTAAAAGGAACAGAAAAACAAATTTCATGTGCTTCATGTCACTTTGATGCTGGTCATAAAAATTTAAGAAATGTTCTAAATTATTATAAGCCAGAACATAGTATTTATAAAGATAAAATGGAAGAGAAAAAACTTGAAACTCAAAAAGAGTATAAAAAATATGGAATCGAGACAGATAATAAATAA
- a CDS encoding cytochrome c3 family protein, with translation MKNIVKVMGGITILLLSIFLFANDKEEKLLPFPQSEENIVSVTPEQKAKYPLKKVHESLSLECVFCHKNQGNDPDHFEAVEEKTCLSCHKTKIYLAQRLSFMDVHKANPHNSVHDGPNLYCDECHNEHKPSVNMCAECHEKEIENKIWMKETP, from the coding sequence ATGAAAAATATAGTAAAAGTAATGGGTGGCATTACAATTTTACTTCTATCAATATTTTTATTTGCCAATGACAAAGAGGAAAAGCTTTTACCTTTTCCTCAAAGTGAAGAAAATATAGTAAGTGTAACACCTGAACAAAAAGCAAAATATCCTTTAAAAAAGGTGCATGAAAGTTTATCTTTAGAGTGTGTTTTTTGCCATAAAAATCAAGGTAATGACCCTGACCACTTTGAAGCAGTAGAAGAGAAAACCTGTTTATCATGTCATAAAACTAAAATTTATTTGGCTCAAAGATTGTCTTTTATGGATGTTCATAAAGCAAATCCTCACAATTCGGTTCATGATGGACCAAATTTATATTGTGATGAATGTCATAATGAACATAAACCTTCTGTAAATATGTGTGCAGAATGTCATGAAAAAGAGATTGAAAATAAAATCTGGATGAAGGAAACACCATGA
- a CDS encoding flavocytochrome c, which yields MGNLTRRNFFKMGAVSAGALALGTTAANAVAIDSKGVKYDEEYDIVIIGSGYAALSAAITAVEKGNKVVIVEKMGRLGGNSVINGGLLAVVNNPKQKKEGIKDSIDLYMEDSMKAGRYINHPELLKVIGERGNDALKLVEKCGAKFYEKLSHLGGHSVPRTYLSANGSGSGIVLPMLKYFQKQPNGTIKKRTRFDEFVLDDNGRVVGVKVREKYRFDKKLEDDDSENKTGKVKYYKAKKGVVLAAGGFSRDKFLREQQDPRIPADTDSTNQPGATAGVLLKAFELGAVPVQLSWIQFGPWACPDEKGFGAASNFNINATFRYGISVNPKTGTRFMNELADRRTRAQAMFKVIKETNSYPINICDQTAVDKIIPDIAEKALKSGVVKKFDTIDALAAAYGLPVGELKNTIKKYNDFVKNGKDTDLGKPVEKTENVQIITAPFYATKGVPKLHHTMGGLKINTKAQVISSATKKPIPGLFAAGEITGGTHGASRLGSCSIPDCLVFGMVAGENI from the coding sequence ATGGGTAATTTAACAAGACGTAATTTTTTTAAAATGGGTGCTGTTAGTGCAGGTGCATTAGCTTTAGGAACTACAGCTGCAAACGCAGTTGCTATTGATTCAAAAGGTGTTAAATATGATGAAGAGTATGATATTGTAATTATTGGTTCAGGTTATGCTGCTTTATCTGCTGCTATTACAGCAGTTGAAAAAGGAAATAAAGTTGTTATTGTTGAAAAAATGGGAAGACTTGGTGGAAATTCTGTTATTAATGGAGGTCTTTTAGCTGTCGTAAATAATCCAAAACAGAAAAAAGAAGGAATTAAAGATTCTATTGATCTTTATATGGAAGATAGTATGAAAGCAGGTAGATATATTAATCACCCTGAGTTACTTAAAGTAATTGGAGAAAGAGGGAATGATGCACTTAAATTAGTAGAAAAATGTGGTGCAAAATTTTATGAAAAACTTTCTCACTTAGGAGGACACTCTGTTCCTAGAACTTATCTTTCTGCAAATGGTAGTGGTTCAGGAATTGTTTTACCAATGCTTAAATATTTTCAAAAACAACCTAATGGAACAATCAAAAAAAGAACAAGATTTGATGAGTTTGTATTAGATGATAATGGAAGAGTAGTTGGGGTTAAAGTTAGAGAAAAATATAGATTTGATAAAAAATTAGAAGATGATGATTCTGAAAATAAAACTGGTAAAGTAAAATATTATAAAGCTAAAAAAGGAGTTGTTTTAGCAGCTGGAGGATTTAGTAGAGATAAATTCTTAAGAGAACAACAAGATCCAAGAATCCCTGCAGATACAGACTCAACAAATCAACCAGGTGCAACTGCTGGAGTTTTATTAAAAGCCTTTGAACTTGGAGCAGTTCCTGTTCAATTAAGTTGGATTCAATTTGGTCCTTGGGCTTGTCCAGATGAAAAAGGATTTGGTGCAGCTTCAAACTTTAATATTAACGCAACATTTAGATATGGAATTTCTGTTAATCCTAAAACTGGAACAAGATTTATGAATGAACTTGCAGATAGAAGAACAAGAGCACAAGCAATGTTTAAAGTAATAAAAGAAACAAATTCTTATCCAATTAATATATGTGATCAAACAGCAGTTGATAAAATTATTCCAGATATTGCTGAAAAAGCTTTAAAATCTGGAGTTGTTAAAAAATTTGATACTATTGATGCTTTAGCTGCAGCATATGGACTACCAGTTGGTGAGTTGAAAAATACAATTAAAAAATACAACGATTTTGTAAAAAATGGCAAAGATACAGATCTTGGTAAACCAGTTGAAAAAACAGAAAATGTACAAATTATTACAGCTCCATTCTATGCAACTAAAGGTGTACCAAAACTTCACCATACAATGGGTGGATTAAAAATTAATACTAAAGCACAAGTTATCTCTTCTGCAACTAAAAAACCAATTCCTGGTTTATTCGCCGCTGGTGAAATTACAGGGGGAACACATGGAGCAAGTAGATTAGGAAGTTGTTCAATTCCTGATTGTTTAGTATTTGGTATGGTAGCAGGAGAAAATATATAA
- a CDS encoding response regulator transcription factor, which translates to MIDLKVLKKLSQIHVLIVEDDETTAFALRQALGMHCKRVDVAKDGIEGFEMFEQYKPDIVISDINLPEMNGLDMVHSMHEISPHLPVIIITSYDTPSNISESINEGAYNYLRKPIVIEDLQTSLLMATKDIYNFRVNLKFGFIYDKNSKQLTNANAELIKLTKLEMEILHLLISNIDKIVEYSTIESYAWQEKSMSIEALRMRIKKIRQKTYNDIIENISGCGYRINSTTNNYLN; encoded by the coding sequence ATGATTGATTTAAAAGTATTAAAAAAACTTTCTCAAATACATGTATTAATTGTGGAAGATGATGAAACAACAGCTTTTGCATTAAGGCAAGCTTTAGGCATGCATTGTAAACGTGTAGATGTTGCAAAAGATGGCATAGAAGGTTTCGAAATGTTTGAACAATATAAACCTGATATTGTCATATCAGACATAAACTTGCCAGAAATGAATGGTTTAGATATGGTTCATTCTATGCATGAAATCTCTCCTCACTTACCAGTTATAATAATCACTTCTTATGATACCCCTTCAAATATCTCAGAAAGTATTAATGAGGGTGCATATAACTATTTGAGAAAGCCAATTGTGATTGAAGATTTACAAACCTCTTTACTTATGGCAACAAAAGATATATACAATTTTCGAGTTAATCTAAAATTTGGTTTTATTTATGATAAAAATTCAAAGCAATTAACAAATGCAAATGCAGAGCTTATAAAGTTAACAAAATTAGAGATGGAGATTCTTCATTTATTAATTTCAAATATAGATAAAATAGTCGAATATTCTACTATAGAGAGTTATGCTTGGCAAGAAAAAAGTATGAGTATTGAAGCACTAAGAATGAGAATAAAAAAGATACGTCAAAAAACGTACAATGACATAATTGAAAATATATCTGGCTGTGGATATCGAATCAACAGCACCACCAATAACTACTTAAACTAA
- a CDS encoding cache domain-containing protein, protein MSKRTGFILFVSMLFFILVLANYFINLYILRSAINDLQVNAIENASKQIIKWTEEKINVVKNLEKLISNMDHIQEQYAIEDLLEHSSSVADFPYMFVGYGDNTIISSRTIIKPLTYSTIAMPWYRETIRNEDITITNPYVSAIIDKLVVAVCSPTKDKRGQSGVVCGILPLKYIENEILKITLPYDGNVFLLDKNKRILVHKEKEKLFKKFNQKIDKEGTLTITKDSIFSQGFIKYGNWYLISQLNKEKVYEKVDLQLKINLTIYVISLIIFLWLNLFYNRTQKQSDEKLEISKNLMKHFLLSDIRGCLIADDKEKVTYYNNEFSKLLYFSENRLSDKNLFECTEFFKRLPLWITDCISKQLKATKEKHKTYTNTFYFFEKKEKVFLFFTSIPVLDAKKEYKGVIFFVEDVTKKEMSKKLKKEQEDILFQQSKMADLGEMIGAISHQWRQPLNSISLLIGNILQFKEMGYLSDEVFKDNLNRVLTSAHYLSDTIDTFKNFYLPSRKMESFDIIEAIEETKVILEPHFKNSGIKINVIYEKTKYDCYSYKNELQQIITVLVLNSRDSLLDDKNNKNKFIKITIKEIQDKYNLKIEDNGLGIQPAIRKTLFEAFKTTKGEKGTGNGLYLSRLIARNKLFGDLTIISYKNPTTFLFTFPKITKDNDD, encoded by the coding sequence TTGTCTAAACGTACAGGATTTATTTTATTTGTCAGCATGCTTTTTTTTATTTTAGTACTTGCAAATTATTTTATAAATCTTTATATTTTAAGAAGTGCAATAAATGATTTACAAGTAAATGCTATTGAAAATGCTTCAAAACAGATTATAAAGTGGACAGAAGAGAAAATCAATGTTGTAAAAAATTTGGAAAAACTAATTTCTAATATGGATCATATTCAAGAACAATATGCTATTGAAGATTTACTTGAACATAGTTCTTCTGTTGCCGATTTTCCTTATATGTTTGTTGGTTACGGGGATAATACAATTATTTCTAGTAGAACTATTATAAAACCTCTAACTTATAGTACTATAGCTATGCCATGGTATAGAGAAACCATCAGAAATGAAGATATTACAATAACTAATCCTTATGTATCAGCAATTATAGATAAATTAGTTGTTGCTGTTTGTAGTCCCACAAAAGATAAAAGGGGCCAAAGTGGTGTGGTTTGTGGTATTCTTCCCTTAAAATATATAGAAAATGAAATCCTAAAAATAACTTTACCTTATGATGGAAATGTTTTTTTACTTGATAAGAATAAAAGAATCTTAGTTCATAAAGAAAAAGAAAAACTGTTTAAAAAATTTAATCAAAAAATTGATAAAGAAGGAACTCTTACTATCACAAAAGATAGCATTTTCTCTCAGGGCTTTATAAAATATGGGAATTGGTATCTTATCTCACAATTAAATAAAGAAAAGGTTTATGAAAAAGTAGATTTACAATTGAAAATAAACCTTACTATATATGTAATAAGTTTAATTATATTTTTATGGTTGAATCTATTTTATAATAGAACTCAAAAACAAAGTGATGAAAAATTAGAAATATCAAAGAATTTAATGAAACACTTCCTTTTATCAGATATAAGAGGATGTTTAATTGCTGATGACAAAGAAAAAGTCACTTATTATAATAATGAATTTTCTAAATTACTCTATTTTTCAGAGAATAGACTTTCTGATAAAAATCTATTTGAATGTACAGAATTTTTTAAAAGGCTTCCTTTATGGATAACAGATTGTATTAGTAAACAATTAAAAGCAACAAAAGAAAAACATAAAACATATACTAATACTTTTTATTTTTTTGAGAAAAAGGAAAAAGTATTTTTATTTTTTACTTCTATTCCTGTCTTAGATGCAAAAAAAGAGTATAAAGGAGTTATTTTTTTTGTGGAAGATGTTACTAAAAAAGAGATGTCCAAAAAATTAAAAAAAGAACAAGAAGATATTTTATTCCAACAATCTAAAATGGCAGATTTAGGTGAGATGATTGGTGCAATTTCACATCAATGGAGACAACCTTTAAACTCAATATCTTTACTTATAGGGAATATTTTACAGTTTAAGGAAATGGGATATTTAAGTGATGAAGTCTTTAAAGATAATCTAAACCGTGTTCTTACCAGTGCTCATTATCTTTCAGATACCATTGATACTTTTAAAAATTTTTATCTGCCAAGTAGAAAAATGGAATCCTTTGATATAATAGAAGCTATAGAAGAGACAAAAGTAATATTAGAACCACATTTTAAAAACTCAGGTATTAAGATTAATGTAATTTATGAAAAAACAAAATATGATTGTTATAGTTATAAAAATGAATTACAACAAATTATAACTGTTTTAGTTTTGAATTCAAGAGATTCTTTACTTGATGATAAGAATAATAAAAATAAATTTATAAAAATTACAATAAAAGAGATTCAAGACAAATATAATTTAAAAATTGAAGATAATGGTTTAGGAATTCAACCCGCTATTAGAAAAACTCTTTTTGAAGCTTTTAAAACTACAAAAGGGGAAAAGGGAACAGGAAATGGTCTTTATCTATCAAGATTAATTGCAAGAAATAAACTTTTTGGAGACTTGACTATTATATCTTATAAAAACCCAACAACTTTTTTATTTACTTTTCCCAAAATAACAAAGGATAATGATGATTGA
- a CDS encoding cache domain-containing protein: MFKRSNFLYFFIIFLISIIFSIQYFYKKQKEEQYLIQVNQNKSKQINNWILEKKHFMEKLSKNIENKNYNKEVFLKIMKETNKKMKTHSVFLGLEDGNYLDTQGYWIDGFDPRVRPWYIETIKQEKTTITGPMYYNDISGQEINWWAISSLIKKEGKNYGVISSEINPEMLIKLLNDIKHSKIEDLFLFDKNSGIIIASIKGENELKLVQNIFSKKFFENLPKTKETSLIKVDENRKAIVTNLKEAPWILCMIVK; this comes from the coding sequence ATGTTTAAAAGAAGTAATTTCTTATATTTTTTTATCATATTTCTAATAAGTATAATATTTTCTATTCAATACTTTTATAAAAAACAAAAAGAAGAACAATACTTAATTCAAGTAAATCAAAATAAATCAAAACAGATAAATAATTGGATTTTAGAAAAAAAACATTTTATGGAAAAGTTATCAAAAAATATTGAAAATAAAAACTATAATAAAGAAGTTTTTTTAAAAATAATGAAAGAAACAAATAAAAAGATGAAAACCCACAGTGTTTTTTTGGGATTAGAAGATGGAAACTATTTAGATACTCAAGGATATTGGATAGATGGATTTGATCCAAGAGTAAGACCATGGTATATAGAGACTATTAAACAAGAAAAAACTACCATCACTGGACCTATGTATTATAATGATATAAGTGGACAAGAAATTAACTGGTGGGCAATATCTTCTTTGATTAAAAAAGAAGGTAAAAATTATGGAGTAATTAGTAGTGAAATAAATCCTGAAATGCTTATCAAACTTTTAAATGATATTAAACACAGTAAAATAGAAGATTTATTTTTATTTGATAAAAATAGTGGAATTATAATCGCTTCTATAAAAGGAGAAAATGAATTGAAATTAGTACAAAATATTTTTTCTAAAAAGTTTTTTGAAAACTTACCTAAAACAAAAGAAACAAGCCTTATAAAAGTAGATGAAAATAGAAAAGCAATAGTAACAAATCTTAAAGAAGCCCCATGGATATTATGCATGATTGTAAAATAA
- a CDS encoding SAM-dependent methyltransferase, with protein MKKQRFSEYFNNWLYGEDGYYTKYNAIGKDGDFFTAVSTSIFFGGSIAKKIVDTILDNKLPKNTTIVEIGAHHGYLLADIIQFIYTLNPKLLENLNFAIVERFENLKNEQKEYLKSSFGDNIKVKFYDDISEVKLDHAFIVANEIYDAFACELLYTKNDNLQTAFIKNGKIEFEDCLDENIKTKCKKYKITKGELALGYEEFAKNICENIKNFYFLSFDYGEKYPRNDFSCRIYSQHQVFPIFEEKLELTKLYKNSDITYDVNFSHVIDSFNSFCNCEVEYQTQLKALVEFGILDLLEILQKNVSEENYLKEVQKVKTLLEPTGMGDRFKMLLIKK; from the coding sequence ATGAAAAAACAAAGATTTAGTGAATATTTTAACAATTGGCTTTATGGTGAAGATGGATATTATACAAAATATAATGCAATAGGAAAAGATGGAGACTTCTTTACAGCAGTTTCTACTTCAATATTTTTTGGGGGAAGTATTGCAAAAAAGATAGTTGATACAATCTTAGATAATAAACTTCCAAAAAATACTACAATTGTAGAAATTGGTGCCCATCATGGCTACTTATTAGCTGATATTATTCAATTTATTTATACCTTAAATCCTAAGCTTCTTGAAAACCTAAACTTTGCCATTGTAGAGAGATTTGAGAACTTAAAAAATGAACAAAAAGAGTATTTAAAAAGCTCCTTTGGAGATAACATTAAAGTCAAATTTTACGATGACATAAGTGAAGTAAAACTTGACCATGCTTTTATTGTAGCAAATGAAATTTATGATGCTTTTGCTTGTGAATTACTCTATACAAAGAATGATAACTTACAAACTGCCTTTATAAAAAATGGAAAAATAGAGTTTGAAGATTGTTTAGATGAAAATATAAAAACTAAATGTAAAAAATACAAAATTACAAAAGGTGAATTAGCTTTAGGATATGAAGAATTTGCAAAAAATATTTGTGAAAATATTAAAAACTTCTATTTTCTTAGCTTTGATTATGGGGAAAAATATCCAAGAAATGATTTTTCTTGTAGGATTTATTCACAACATCAAGTTTTTCCAATCTTTGAAGAAAAACTTGAGTTAACTAAACTATATAAAAACTCAGATATCACCTATGATGTAAACTTTTCCCATGTAATTGATAGTTTTAATAGTTTTTGTAACTGTGAAGTTGAATATCAAACCCAACTAAAAGCCCTTGTAGAATTTGGTATTTTAGACTTACTTGAAATTTTACAAAAAAATGTAAGTGAAGAAAACTACCTAAAAGAAGTTCAAAAGGTAAAAACTCTACTTGAACCAACAGGTATGGGAGATAGATTTAAAATGCTACTTATTAAGAAGTAG
- a CDS encoding DUF779 domain-containing protein, giving the protein MAIKRLLVTKAAAEVIEQLKKENGELVFNQSGGCCDGTAPMCYAKSDFYVPSRNVKMGEICGCEFFIDKEQFEYFRHTEITIDVKEEKAAFGNSFSLEIDLGYQFITKSRIFTDEEYKEIEKDNL; this is encoded by the coding sequence ATGGCAATAAAAAGACTATTAGTTACTAAAGCAGCTGCTGAGGTAATAGAGCAATTAAAAAAAGAAAACGGTGAATTGGTTTTTAATCAAAGCGGTGGATGCTGTGATGGTACAGCACCTATGTGTTATGCAAAAAGTGACTTTTATGTCCCTTCTCGAAATGTAAAAATGGGAGAAATATGTGGATGTGAATTTTTTATAGATAAAGAGCAATTCGAGTATTTTAGACATACAGAAATAACTATTGATGTAAAAGAAGAAAAGGCTGCCTTTGGTAATTCTTTTTCCTTGGAGATAGATTTGGGTTATCAATTTATAACAAAGTCTAGGATATTTACAGATGAAGAGTATAAAGAGATAGAAAAAGATAATTTATAA